One genomic region from Streptomyces sp. NBC_00457 encodes:
- a CDS encoding SRPBCC family protein, with product MDWSHYRFRSVWVLRAPPAAVYTALERAEDYPDWWPQVRQVDAIDDVSGIVRVRSVLPYELTFTAREVVRDRAAGVLEIEMSGDLDGWARWTVRAHGAGTHARYDQVVDVSKPLLRRFAVPGRPVFRANHRLMMRAGRRGLAAYLEAV from the coding sequence ATGGACTGGTCCCATTACCGCTTCCGCAGCGTGTGGGTCCTGCGCGCGCCGCCCGCCGCCGTGTACACCGCGCTGGAGCGGGCCGAGGACTACCCCGACTGGTGGCCGCAGGTCCGGCAGGTCGACGCGATCGACGACGTCAGCGGCATCGTCAGGGTGCGGTCCGTGCTGCCGTACGAGCTGACCTTCACCGCGCGTGAGGTGGTGCGGGACCGTGCGGCCGGGGTGCTGGAGATCGAGATGTCCGGTGACCTGGACGGCTGGGCGCGCTGGACGGTCCGTGCGCACGGCGCGGGTACCCACGCCCGCTACGACCAGGTCGTCGATGTGAGCAAGCCGCTGCTCAGACGCTTCGCCGTGCCGGGGCGGCCGGTCTTCCGGGCCAACCACCGGCTGATGATGCGGGCCGGACGGCGGGGGCTGGCGGCCTACTTGGAAGCAGTTTGA